The DNA window CTGCAGGCCGACCAGGCCGAAGCCGACACCCGTGTCGCCCGGGCCGAAGCCGAACGTCGACGTGCGGAAGCAGTCGCCGTGGAGCAAGAGAACAAGGCAAAGGTCGCCGCCAACCGCGCCCAGGTGGTGCTGGCCGAAGCGGCCGTTCCGCGGGCGATGGCGGACGCCTTCCGCAAAGGCCGCCTGGAAGTCGCCCCGCAAGACGGCTACGCCGATCCCGGCACGACCGCCTGATTCGCAGCGTCTTCCCCTTCCTGCCGCGCCGGCGCGATCCTGCTGGTCGCCCCGCGGCGCCGTCTGCTTTCGCCGTTGATTCGCCATGCTCACTCTGCTCGTCGTCGCCATGTCGCTCTCTGCTGATCCGACACCTGCGCAAACCCAGCTGCTGCAGACCTTTCATGCCGAGTTCATCCCCATTACGCCCGGCGAGAAAGATTTCCCCGCAACCCTCCAGCGCACTCTGGGAGACGGCAAAACAGTCGAGATCCGATTTGAGCAGCCGTTCTCGGTGGCCAAATACGAAGTGCCGCAGGATCTGTTCAAGGCTGTCACCGGGAACGACCCCAGCCGCTGGAAAGGGGACCGCAACTCGGTCGAAGAGGTCAACCGCGACGAAGCGATCGCCTTCTGCCGCCAGGCGACCCAGTTGATGCGGTCCGCCAAACTGATTGGCGCCGACGAAGAAATTCGCCTGCCGACCGAAAGCGAATGGGAGTACGTCGCCCGGGCCGGAACCGACACCATCTACTCGTTCGGCAACAAGGTCGCGGACCTGGACGACTACGCCTGGCACACCGGCAACGCCGCCGGGAACGATCCGCCGGTGGGGACCAAAAAGCCGAATCCCTGGGGGCTGTACGACATCCACGGTTACCTGTGGGAATGGTGCGCCGATGACTGGTCCAGCGAAACCGCAAAGCTCCCCGTCGCGGGCCAAGCGGTGCAATCCGCAGGCGCCGCCCACGGCGTCCTGCGCGGCGGCAGCTGGAAGGACAAGGCAGAGAAACTCACCAGCTACTATCGCTACAAAGCCGCCACTGATCTACGCGACGACGCCGTCGGCTTCCGCTGCATTCTGGCCCGCACCGCCAAAAACTAAGAGACGCGCTGGGCTTTATTTCCTGAACAGCGGTCGGCCGGTCAGATTTTTTCACGTCCTGCCAGATCCGCGACCCCCTGTCTCCTGGCCCGGGAAACTGCTGCGCCGATATCCGTGCGGCCGGGAAACCGTCTCCAATAGAATGACACAATGACAACCGGTCGGTAATTGTGTTCTGACAGGGGGCGTGTGCTAAGATCCCCTCTGTTGCGTCCTGACAACGGGACGCATTTCGAAGCCGTTTTTTCCGTTCGCCTTCCAGCCCAGCAGACCGTGTCGACGGCGTGATCCCGCCTGGCCGTCTTCGCCTGTTTGTTTCCGCCGAACCCCGACGAGGACCCGCTTGGAGTCCCTGTTCCGCAATCCCTGGCTGCTGCCGGCTTTGGCCGCGCTGCTGTTGCCGCCGCTGATCGAGTGGTTGTTCCGCCGTCGCAAAAAGCAGGTGGAACTGCCGACCATTCGTTTTCTGCTGAACAACCAGGAGCAGAAAAAGGTCAAGCGACAGGATCGCATTCTGCTGTTGTTGCGTATGCTGGCGATCGGGCTTGTCGTGTTCGGCGTGGCCCGGCCGTTGTGGCAGCGGGGCTGGATGGGGGCCGCACCGGATCGGAACGTCACGATCCTGCTTGACGGCACCGGCAGCATGAGCCAGCAACGTGATGTATCCGTCGCTTTCGCCATGGCGCAAAAGAAGGCCGCCGCCGTCGCCCGCGCACTCCCGGCCGGCACGCCTGTGACGGTGCTGCTGCTGGGGCATCGGCTGGAAGTGGTGCTGGAAAACGAAACCGACCTGCACACGGCCGCCGCCCGGATCGAAGGCTTGCGGCCGACTTCCGGCGCAGCCCCCATGGCGACCGCCCTGGCCTGGGTCCGTGATCATACGGCCGACCAGCAGGAACGCTCAGAGCTTTATGTTTTTTCCGACTTCCAGAAACACACCTGGATACAAGCCGGTTCCGCCGCCGCCCCCGCATTGCTCACCGGCCTGGAAGAGAAGTGCGAGACGTTCCTGATCGATGTCGGCGGCGAGCATGCGTTTAACTATGTGGCGACGCAGCTGCGGCCCGAGGAGTTCGCCATGTCGGCCGGCATGCCGGTTACCTTCCAGACGCTCATTGAGTGCCGCGGCACGCCGCCGGCGGACGCCAAAGCGTCGGTCACGTTCCTGGTCGACGGCGTCAAGAAAGATGTACGCGAAGTCACGCCAGGCGAGCAGCCGGTCGTGCTGGAGTTCGCCCATCGCTTTCCCGCCGCGGCCGAGTACCTGGTCGAGGTGGTCGTCGAGGGGGACAACCACCGTCTCGATAATCGCCGGATGTACCTGTGCCGCGTCCCGGAAGAAGTCCAGGTGCTGTTGCTCGACGAAACGGCCGATGGCCCGGCAGAACCGCAAAGCCTGTTCCTGGCCCGCAGCATCCGTCCCCCGACGCATGCAGCGCTTGAGAAGGTTTCGCATTTTCAGGTCAAAACGATCGTCCCGGCCCGCATCTCTTATGAGAACCTGAGCGAGTATGCGGCCATCCTGCTGACAGGAACGCGTCAGTTGACGCCCGGTCTGGCGGCCCAGCTGGAAACGTACGCGGCCGACGGCGGCTCCCTCTGGATGTTCATGGGCGACACAGTCAACCTGTACGACTACAACCGCCTGCTCTACCGGGACGGCGAAGGCGTCATGCCGTGCGCGCTGGCGGAGAAGGTCGCGCCGCAGGATGCCGCGGCGAACATCTATCCGCAGTACGGCGACAGCAACCATCCGGCCCTGGTGCAACTGGCCCGCCTGGCGTCTGACGATCAAACGGCCGTCCTGAAGTATGTCCATATCGACAGCCAGCAGATGGCGGCCTCGGCCCAGGTGGTCGTTTCGCTCAGCAACGGCGAGCCCGCGATTGTCGAGCGTCCCTTCGGTCGCGGGCGCTCGCTGCTGCTGAACACGTCCGCCGATGCGGGCTGGAGTCGGTTGCCGGCGCTGGCGGAGTTCGCCATCCTGGTGCAGGAACTGCTCCGGTATGTGGTGGGCGAGCCCGATGCGGCCGTCAACCTGAACGTGGGGGAAACGTTCGAGCAGCCCGTCTATATCAGCACGCAACATCTGCTGCTGCGCTACCCGGACGGCTCCAAAGAACGCCTGCGGCCCCGCCGACGCAGCGCCGACCAGGACGAATTTGAGGTCCTGTTCGACAATACCACGCAGCAAGGGCTGTACGAGATTGAAACGATCGAGGAAGTGCTTCCCCGGAGGCGGTTCGTCGTGAATCCGTCCGCGGCCGAGTCGGATCTGTCCCGCTTGAGCCAGGCCGACTTCCGCGAAACGTTCCCGGCCGGCGGCTGGAGCTGGATTGGCTCGGGCGTGTCGGTGGCCGACATGGCGGCTGACTTGCATACGGTGACGGAAATTTCGCCGTGGATCTTTGGGGCGCTGGCCGCGATGCTGGCGATCGAAACCTTACTGGCCTGGCGGTTCGGCCGCCGGCGAGGGCTAACGGCATGATGACCTCGCTGACATCGCCGCAGGGGCTGCTCTGGATCGGCATCGCCGCCGCCGCGTTACTTGTTTTCTACACCTTCGTGCTGGTCCGCGAAGGACGCTCCGCGGCCCGCCTCAACGGCGGCCAGACCGCACTGCTGTGGCTGCTGCGGCTGGGCGTGGCGGCGATTGCCCTGGTCGCACTGGCTCGGCCTGCCGTTCAGCATGTGCGCACGGAAACCCGGCTGCCGACGGCGCCGATTTTGATCGACGAATCGCTCAGCATGAACTTCCCCGCCAGTCGTGAGAATCCCCTGCTGCAGTCCGTTCCTGTCAGCGAACGCACCCGTTTCCGCGGAGCCCAGGCGGCCGTGGAGGCGTTGCAGAAAAAGCTCAGCGGCACGCATCGCGTGCGGGTGTACGCCTTTTCCGACTCGCTGCAGTTGCTGAAAGAGGTTCCCTTCCGTGCCGATGAGCAGCAGCCGGCGCTCTCCGCCCAGGACATTTTTGCGGATCATGAGCAGCCGACGGGCGCCTATTCCAATGTGGGCGATGCGGTCAGCGAGGTGCTGCGGGATCTGTCGGGCGAGAAGGTCGCCGGCATGATCGTGCTCAGCGACGGACGTCAGACGGGCGGGCTCGATCTGCAAAGGGCGGCCGACGACGCGGAAGCGGCGAAGGTTCCCGTTCATACGATCACGCTGGGAACCGAGTTCCCGCTCCGCGACTTGCGGATCGACGAAGTGCTCGCCGGCGCCGAGGCCAGCCTGGGCGATGTGCTCACCTTTCATGGGAAGCTCAACAACCAGATCAGCTCGTCCCTCACCACGCGACTACTGCTGGAAGAGAAAGACGGCGAGAACCCTGACGCCGAGTATCGCGAGGTGGCCGCCCGGAACCTGCAGCTCCTCCGCGGCCCTCACCAGACCTCACTGGCCGTGATCCCCGAGACCGAAGGCGTCCGCCGTTTTCGCCTGTCCGTGCCGGAACAGGCCGATGAAGTCGATTTGGAAAATAACGTCGTGGAGCTGACCGTCAAGGTCGTCAAACGGACCCTCAAGGCGCTGCTGATCGCCGGCGAACCTTCCCGCGAGTTCCATTACATCACGCCCGCCCTGCTGAGGGATCCGATCATCGAGCTTTCCTGTTTTCTCCAGGCGGCCGACGTCGACTACACGCAGCAAGGAAATGTGGTCATCGAACGACTGCCGGCCACGGTGAAAGAATGGAGCCAGTACGACGTGGCGATCCTGCTCGATGTCGACCCCAACGGGATCACCACGCAGCAACTGGCCGGGCTGGAGAACATGGTCAGCAACGGCGGCGGCCTGGTGATCATCGCCGGCAGAGCCAACGGCCTGGCCCGCCTGGTGCAAGTGCATGCGGCCCGGATCCGCGGCCTGCTGCCGGTGGAGGTCGACAAGAACTTGCACCTGAACCACGATCAGACTTTTGACAAACCGTTTCATATCAGCCGCACCTCACAAGGCCGCAATCACCCCGTGCTGATGGCGTCGGCCAATGGCGAACTGAACCAGCAGACCTGGGACACCTTTGGCGAGCTGGACTTCTACTGGCGGCATCCTGTGCAGGGAGTTAAACCGAAGGCGATCGCCCTGCTGGAAGAAAGCGACGCCAGCAGCGCCGGCGACGGCGTGCTGATGGCGATCCAGCGGTATGTCGACGGGGCCGTCTTCTTCGCCGCCGTCGACAGCATGTGGCGCTGGCGATACCCGCACGAAAGTTACGACTATGACCGCTTCTGGTCGCGCGTGGTGCGTTACCTGGGCGAGGCTCGCCTGCTTGGAGCCCAGCAGCAGGTTTCCCTGGCGACCGATCGTCGATCTTATAGCCCGGGAGAAGACGTGGCGATTGAGTTGCGCGTGCTGGACCCGGCGCTCATGTCCCAACTGGCGGGAGAGCCCATCTATGTGACGATCGCCAGCGAAGGCGCCGAGGAATACAAAACGCCGCTGCTGCCCGACGACCGCGGCGAGCAGTTGTACCGCGGTGAGTATCGCGCCCGGCGACTGGGCACGATGACCCTGCGGGCCCAGCAGGCAGCTCCTGACGCCGACTCGGAAGCGAAACCGCTGTTTGATGTGAGCCATGCTTTCGACGTACGCATGCAATCGCTGGAGAACGCCGATACGAGCGCTGATCTGGCGGCGATGCAGCAACTGGCCAAGGGGACCGGCGGGCTCTATCTGGATTATCACACGCTGGATCAATGGGAAACTGTCGCGGCCGCGCTGCCCTCCGATCCGCAAATTCTGACCGAGACCATTACCGCCGAAGTCTGGGACGGGTGGCTGCTGCTGGCGTTGTTCGTCGGCCTGGTTTCCTGCGAGCTCAGCCTGCGAAAATGGTGGGGACTACTATGAGAATTCCAACCGCCTGGAGCGCCCTGCTTCTTGCCTTGCTGGCGACCATCTGGCTGGGCTATGCCACGGGTCCCTTAGCGCAAGAACCGGCGTCAGCCAAGACGGCCAATGCCGACGCGGAAGCAGAGGCCGAGGCGCAGCGTCTGCTGGCCGAACAGGAACGGCGCCGCGGCCCCACTTCCCCCGGGCTCGATCCGGCCTTCCTGGTGCTCCCCAGGGCGCCGCAGGCCAGCGAGATGGCCCGGGAACTGCTTACCGACGACGTCGTACAAATGAGCCAGCAGGCGCTCGACTTCATCGCCGCCCAGCAGGATCCCGACGGCGGCTGGTCGGATACGCAATTCGCCTCCAACACAGGCGTCACCGCGCTCTGCTGCCTGTCGCTGATGGCCGAAGGCAGTCGTCCCCGGGCCGGTCGTTATGGCCGGCAACTGGATCGCGGTCTGGAATTCCTCCTCAAAAACGTCCAGGCCAGCGGCGCGATCGCTGGCAAAGGGAGCAATCCGTACGGCCCCGGCTATGAACATGCGCTGTCGACCCTGGCGCTGGTCCTGGCGTACGGCGACATGCCCTGGCGACCCGAACTGCGGGACGTTATCTCCCAGGCCGTGCAGCTGCTCCTGCGTAGCCAGCGGCTCGACGGGGGCTGGCGATACCAGCTCAGCCGGGAAGGGCACAGCGATATGTCGGTCACGGCGAATGTGCTCTGGGTGCTGCGGACCGCCAAGAAGGCCGGCTTCACCGTACCGCGGGAGGCGATCGGCCAGGGGGTCGCCTTTGTGGAGAAGTGCGCGCTGCCCGACGGCCACTTCCGTTATCGGGCCTTCGGTATTGAAGCGGCCCCCAGCCTGGGCGGGACCGGCGTGATTGCTTTGTCCAACAACGGGCAGCTGGATCATCCGCTGATTGCGCCGGCGCGGGATAAGATCGTTTACGAGTATGGCCGCTACACCATCGCCGACCTGCAGGAGCGGCGGTACTTTGTCTTCGGCTGTTTTTACGCCAGTCTGGCCGTTTACAGCTGCGGCGACGAGTACTGGATCCCCTGGTTCAAAAAGGCGTCGACCGTGCTGGCGGCCATGCAGCGGACCGACGGCGATTTTCCCGATCAGCTCGACAATCACGTGTACCCGACTGCCATGGCGGCCATGGTGCTGCTCGCTCCCCGCGGTTACCTGCCGCTGTACGAGCGTTAGACCAGGCGATATTTGCGTTCAAGTGTTCCCCGCGACTCTGACAACCAACCGTCAAAAGATCCGGCAATTCGAATGAAACGAATTCCTAACCGCCTGAAGACAACCTTGCTCCCGCGATGGACCTTTCGTCGCGCCGCAGGGCTGCTCGCACTGACGATGCTGGCCAGCCTCGTTGCGTTTGACGGTCGTTCTGCAGTCGGCGGCGAAGCGGAGGAAGAGTTCCGCGTCAAACGGGAAGAACGTTTCGAATTCTCCCAGCCGCCGGTGATCGCGGTCCAGGGCGACCGGGTTGAGATCCGCTTCACTGCAGCCGCGTTCTGCGATGCAACGGTCGCGATTGAGGACGCCGAAGGGAACATTGTTCGGCACCTGGCTTGCGGCCTGCTCGGCTCGTCGGCCCCTGCGCCGTTCCAGCCATCGTTGTTATCGCAAGTGCTGTTGTGGGACGGCAAGAACGACCAGGGCCGGTACGTGGATCAGCGGGACAATCTGATCGTGCGCGTCTCGCTGGGACTCAAAGCGCAGTTCGAACGCACGTTGTACTGGGAGCCGAAGAAGCGTATCGGAAAAGGGAATTCACCGCTAATCGCTCCACGGCCCGAAGGGGTATATGTGTTTGAAGGGGAAGGCGTCGATCACATGCGACTGTTCGAGCACAACGGCGACTACGTCCGCACCGTGTATCCATTCCCGGCCGAAAATCTCGAGGAAGTGGTCGGCCTGGACCGGCAGATTTTCCCGCAGTCGGGCCGCCTGTTGCCGGTGAAGCACGGGCCCAAACATCACAGCACGCTGCTCACCTCGGGCGACAACATGCTGAAGTCGCCCGGCAAGTACGGCTCGGCCGCAACGGCCATGGCGGTCCACGGCGACCGCATCCTGCTGGCTGGCGTCAAGGTGAATCGACTCTCTACCGTCGGCGGTTCTACGGGGAAGAATCTAGAGGGACCGGTCGTTAGTTTCGAGCAGCAACCAGCCAGCTCGACCGCCAACGCCGACCTGACCGCGGCGCCGCGGTCGGCCGCCCTGAGTCCCGACGGACGCTGGCTGTACCTGACCGGCTATGTCTGGAACCGAGGTTATCCCCGCGGCCATGCCTGGCTGCATGGCGTGGCGCGGCTTGACCTGCAGCACGACGACGCGCCGCTGGAAACGTTTGCCGGCCGCCTGGAGCGGGAAGCCGACGGCGTGGATCCGGGCCAGTTCCGCTGCCCCACCTCGGTCGCCTGCGATGCGGCAGGGCAGGTGTATGTGGCCGACTACATGAACGACCGGATCCAGGTTTTCGCTCCCGACGGCAAGCATTTGAAGTCGATCACCCATTCCAGGCCGAGCGTGCTGCAGGTCGATCCCGAATCGGGCCAGATTTACGTGTTCAGCTGGTTCCTGATCAACCGCTTCCTTAAGAATACGGACCGCATCCCGGCGCAGTACGCCCGGCTGGGACCGCTGGCAGATCCTAGAGTGCAGTTCACGGCTCCGCTGCCGCTGAATAACTACAAGGATCGCATTGGCCTGCGCTGGACCGGTCTGGAGTACAACGCGGCCGTCGATACGTTCGCCCAGCCAGCCGCCATCTGGCTGGTTCCCGGCAAGCCCGGCACGACGGAGCAGCTGCAGATTCTCCGCGGTCTGGGAGGCGGCGAGGCCGACGCCAGGCTGGCCCATCTGCGAATCCTGGAAGAAGGCCCGGAAGAGCTCGTTCTGCGGCGAGACTTTGGCGAAGAGACAGCCCGCTCGGTTGTCCGTACTAAACCGCCCGTTATTTCCCGCCAGCGGCTATACGTCAATCCGGCCAGCGGAAAACTGTACCTGGGCGAAGGCGACTCGGGCGTCAACAAGTCTTTCGAGGAACTGCTGGAGATCGACCCCAACACGGGCGACATTCGCGTGGTTCCCCTGCCGTTCACAGCCGAGGACATCTGCTTTGGCGTCAACGGGGCCGCGTACCTGCGGACCGATACGATCGTCGGCCGGTACGACAGTCGCACCTGGCGGGAGATCCCCTGGGATTACGGCGAGGAACGCACCCAGGAAGGTTTCGATCCATCAGTCAAGTCGGCTTCGCTGGTCTCCGCCCTGGTCCTGCCTGCGGAAGGACGCCCGGCCTACTTTCACATGGGCGGTATGTGCATTTCGCCGCGAGGAGAACTGGCGGTCGCCTGCTTTAACACAGGGAAACCGTTGGACCGCCGAGAGTTCCAGTCCGATGGCAGCCTGTCCAAACGCTGGGCCTCCACGGCAGGCCGGAAGTATCTGCCGAGCTTGTATCCGGGCCGCGTGCGGTACGGCGAAGTGCACGTCTGGGATGTACACGGCCAGCTGATCCACGAGGACGCCGTGCCCGGCCTGGGAGCGACGGACGGCATCGCCATCGACAAACAGGGCAATCTCTACGCCCTGGCCTCGGCCCATCGGTTGTTCGGGGGCGAACCGTACTTTTTACCCTGGACGGAAACGCTCTTCAAAATCTCGCCGTCGGCAGGCAAACTGGTCGCCGGCAGCGATCGGGCGAACATTCCCGCCGAGAAACACAACCTGCCCGAGCGTTCGCCCGACATGGCCAACCACACGCTGCAGAAGGTCTGGATCGAAGGCGCCGACTGGAAGTACGGCGGCGTTGGTTTCGGTTCGCAAACGGGCGGATGCGTCTGCTGGAACGCCCGCTTCGCTCTCGACTATTTCGACCGTGTGTTCGCCCCCGAGGTTGACCACTTCACCGTGGCGGTGCTGGATTCGTCCGGGAACCTGCTGCTCCGCATTGGCGACTATGGCAACGTCGACGATGGCCTGCCGCTGGTCAAACAGGGCGGACCAG is part of the Lignipirellula cremea genome and encodes:
- a CDS encoding formylglycine-generating enzyme family protein; protein product: MLTLLVVAMSLSADPTPAQTQLLQTFHAEFIPITPGEKDFPATLQRTLGDGKTVEIRFEQPFSVAKYEVPQDLFKAVTGNDPSRWKGDRNSVEEVNRDEAIAFCRQATQLMRSAKLIGADEEIRLPTESEWEYVARAGTDTIYSFGNKVADLDDYAWHTGNAAGNDPPVGTKKPNPWGLYDIHGYLWEWCADDWSSETAKLPVAGQAVQSAGAAHGVLRGGSWKDKAEKLTSYYRYKAATDLRDDAVGFRCILARTAKN
- a CDS encoding BatA domain-containing protein, translated to MESLFRNPWLLPALAALLLPPLIEWLFRRRKKQVELPTIRFLLNNQEQKKVKRQDRILLLLRMLAIGLVVFGVARPLWQRGWMGAAPDRNVTILLDGTGSMSQQRDVSVAFAMAQKKAAAVARALPAGTPVTVLLLGHRLEVVLENETDLHTAAARIEGLRPTSGAAPMATALAWVRDHTADQQERSELYVFSDFQKHTWIQAGSAAAPALLTGLEEKCETFLIDVGGEHAFNYVATQLRPEEFAMSAGMPVTFQTLIECRGTPPADAKASVTFLVDGVKKDVREVTPGEQPVVLEFAHRFPAAAEYLVEVVVEGDNHRLDNRRMYLCRVPEEVQVLLLDETADGPAEPQSLFLARSIRPPTHAALEKVSHFQVKTIVPARISYENLSEYAAILLTGTRQLTPGLAAQLETYAADGGSLWMFMGDTVNLYDYNRLLYRDGEGVMPCALAEKVAPQDAAANIYPQYGDSNHPALVQLARLASDDQTAVLKYVHIDSQQMAASAQVVVSLSNGEPAIVERPFGRGRSLLLNTSADAGWSRLPALAEFAILVQELLRYVVGEPDAAVNLNVGETFEQPVYISTQHLLLRYPDGSKERLRPRRRSADQDEFEVLFDNTTQQGLYEIETIEEVLPRRRFVVNPSAAESDLSRLSQADFRETFPAGGWSWIGSGVSVADMAADLHTVTEISPWIFGALAAMLAIETLLAWRFGRRRGLTA
- a CDS encoding prenyltransferase/squalene oxidase repeat-containing protein → MRIPTAWSALLLALLATIWLGYATGPLAQEPASAKTANADAEAEAEAQRLLAEQERRRGPTSPGLDPAFLVLPRAPQASEMARELLTDDVVQMSQQALDFIAAQQDPDGGWSDTQFASNTGVTALCCLSLMAEGSRPRAGRYGRQLDRGLEFLLKNVQASGAIAGKGSNPYGPGYEHALSTLALVLAYGDMPWRPELRDVISQAVQLLLRSQRLDGGWRYQLSREGHSDMSVTANVLWVLRTAKKAGFTVPREAIGQGVAFVEKCALPDGHFRYRAFGIEAAPSLGGTGVIALSNNGQLDHPLIAPARDKIVYEYGRYTIADLQERRYFVFGCFYASLAVYSCGDEYWIPWFKKASTVLAAMQRTDGDFPDQLDNHVYPTAMAAMVLLAPRGYLPLYER
- a CDS encoding NHL repeat-containing protein; its protein translation is MKRIPNRLKTTLLPRWTFRRAAGLLALTMLASLVAFDGRSAVGGEAEEEFRVKREERFEFSQPPVIAVQGDRVEIRFTAAAFCDATVAIEDAEGNIVRHLACGLLGSSAPAPFQPSLLSQVLLWDGKNDQGRYVDQRDNLIVRVSLGLKAQFERTLYWEPKKRIGKGNSPLIAPRPEGVYVFEGEGVDHMRLFEHNGDYVRTVYPFPAENLEEVVGLDRQIFPQSGRLLPVKHGPKHHSTLLTSGDNMLKSPGKYGSAATAMAVHGDRILLAGVKVNRLSTVGGSTGKNLEGPVVSFEQQPASSTANADLTAAPRSAALSPDGRWLYLTGYVWNRGYPRGHAWLHGVARLDLQHDDAPLETFAGRLEREADGVDPGQFRCPTSVACDAAGQVYVADYMNDRIQVFAPDGKHLKSITHSRPSVLQVDPESGQIYVFSWFLINRFLKNTDRIPAQYARLGPLADPRVQFTAPLPLNNYKDRIGLRWTGLEYNAAVDTFAQPAAIWLVPGKPGTTEQLQILRGLGGGEADARLAHLRILEEGPEELVLRRDFGEETARSVVRTKPPVISRQRLYVNPASGKLYLGEGDSGVNKSFEELLEIDPNTGDIRVVPLPFTAEDICFGVNGAAYLRTDTIVGRYDSRTWREIPWDYGEERTQEGFDPSVKSASLVSALVLPAEGRPAYFHMGGMCISPRGELAVACFNTGKPLDRREFQSDGSLSKRWASTAGRKYLPSLYPGRVRYGEVHVWDVHGQLIHEDAVPGLGATDGIAIDKQGNLYALASAHRLFGGEPYFLPWTETLFKISPSAGKLVAGSDRANIPAEKHNLPERSPDMANHTLQKVWIEGADWKYGGVGFGSQTGGCVCWNARFALDYFDRVFAPEVDHFTVAVLDSSGNLLLRIGDYGNVDDGLPLVKQGGPADPRSIGGDETALFHAAYVASHTDHRLFIADAGNRRILSVKLDYHATRRLPLSSLPAPAVAPGK